One Cellulomonas taurus genomic region harbors:
- a CDS encoding TetR/AcrR family transcriptional regulator → MSAPKRTPKARPETLERRREILRAAMTTFGSKGYKNGPLTEIAEQVDMTHAGILHHFGSKDQLLLEVLKYRDSSDVEDFAGQRIPDGIELFRHLIRTAFTNEQRPGIVQAYAVLSAESVTDEHPAREYFQDRYTTLRREIREAFDRICTERGIEEPAIVDRAAAAILAVMDGLQVQWLLDPANVELAETSAFAIEALVRAVVGEDAGV, encoded by the coding sequence ATGAGCGCGCCCAAGCGCACGCCGAAGGCGCGCCCGGAGACCCTGGAACGGCGCAGGGAGATCCTGCGCGCGGCGATGACCACCTTCGGGTCGAAGGGCTACAAGAACGGCCCGCTGACCGAGATCGCCGAGCAGGTCGACATGACCCACGCCGGGATCCTGCACCACTTCGGGTCCAAGGATCAGCTGCTGCTCGAAGTGCTGAAATACCGCGACAGCTCCGACGTCGAGGACTTCGCCGGGCAGCGCATCCCGGACGGCATCGAGCTGTTCCGGCACCTGATCCGGACCGCCTTCACCAACGAGCAGCGCCCCGGCATCGTCCAGGCGTACGCCGTCCTCTCCGCCGAGTCGGTCACCGACGAGCACCCGGCGCGCGAGTACTTCCAGGACCGCTACACGACGCTGCGCCGGGAGATCCGCGAGGCCTTCGACCGGATCTGCACCGAGCGGGGCATCGAGGAACCCGCCATCGTCGACCGCGCGGCCGCTGCGATCCTGGCGGTGATGGACGGGCTGCAGGTGCAGTGGCTGCTCGACCCGGCGAACGTCGAGCTGGCCGAGACGTCGGCGTTCGCGATCGAGGCGCTGGTGCGGGCGGTGGTCGGGGAGGACGCGGGGGTCTGA